Sequence from the Collinsella aerofaciens ATCC 25986 genome:
GGCCAGAACTATATCGACGCGCTGCTAGCAACCTGGGGCATGACGCTTGAGTCGTTTGCCATCGCCATGGTACTGGCCGTCGCCGTCACCGTGATGCGCGTGTCGCCGCTCAAGCCACTGCGCGTCTTTGGCGACCTGTATGTCCAGGTCTTCCGTAACATCCCCGGCATCGCGCTGCTCATCATCGTCGTCTATGCGCTGCCGCCGCTCAAGGTCGTTCTGCCCTACCGCACCTGCGTTATCGTCGCCACGGTCCTTTTGGGCTCGGCCTTTGGCTCTGAGAACTTCATGAGTGGCATCAACACCGTCGGCGTCGGTCAGGTCGAAGCCGCCCGCTCGCTGGGCATGAGCTTTAATCGCATCCTCGCCAAGATCGTGATTCCGCAGGCACTGCGCTCGAGCGTATTGCCCATGACCAACCTCTTTATCGCCGTCATGCTCACCACCGCGCTCGGCAGTCAGGTGCCGCTTAAACCGCAGGAGCTCACCGGCGTGGTGAGCTATATCAACACGCGCTCACTTGGCGGCGTCGCCGCGTTCTTTATCTCGGCGCTCGGCTACCTGGGCACGGCCTTTGTGGTGAGCCACATCGGCAACTATATCGATAAGAAGGTGAGGAT
This genomic interval carries:
- a CDS encoding amino acid ABC transporter permease is translated as MSLSELWSLYGQNYIDALLATWGMTLESFAIAMVLAVAVTVMRVSPLKPLRVFGDLYVQVFRNIPGIALLIIVVYALPPLKVVLPYRTCVIVATVLLGSAFGSENFMSGINTVGVGQVEAARSLGMSFNRILAKIVIPQALRSSVLPMTNLFIAVMLTTALGSQVPLKPQELTGVVSYINTRSLGGVAAFFISALGYLGTAFVVSHIGNYIDKKVRILR